The genome window AGTTTGATTGGGTAGCTAACGATTTTCAATACAAATCAGACCTTAATTATGTATTTGATTTATCGTCCGCGAAACTGCCAAAAGTTTTGAACATTAACCAACTGCAATCTCATATTTTTTGTGCTGGTTGGTTTGCTTCAAAACAAGGTATTTTAAATCGAACTAATTCAAAGCAATTGTTAGATAAATTGATTTCAGGAGAAGCAGAAATTTTGTCTTTGCGGGGAACCGACCAACCTTTATTTAACTATTTAGTCGCCCGCAGCGGCATCTCTTTTTATAACTTTGCTTATCATCAACCTGCACTGGTGACGGGAAATCATTGGTCTTCTCAATTTGAGGTGATAGATTATGTTCTATATGACAAAGGGCGACGGTTGACTTACTTGCACTACATGAGTATTTCGGCTGCCAAGTTTACTCGATTGTGTGCTGGCGAAGATGTTGAGATTCCCTACCGAGACGTATTTCTGCACTACCGCTATTTGAATTCGCCGGAAACACAGCCAAAACTCGCGCCTCCAAATGTGTTGGTTCGCTTGCAGAGAAATCTCAAAAGTTGGGCAATTCAAAAACTTAATAATGTTCAATTTAAGCTGCGGAATTTCTGGGAGAGATAGCATCTAACTGTACTCTAACTGTACAAAGACTGAATCCACTCCCATTCGCACCTTAAACCTTCTTCTAAAGCAACCTGCGGCTGATAACCTAAGATTTTCTGGGCTTTAGACACATCCGCGCTAGTGTGCCGCGCGTCTCCCCTCGCAGCTTCAGTAAAATCGATCCGAATAGGTCGATCGACAATTCTCTCTATCGTATCAATAACTTCTTTTAAAACTACCCGACTTCCCCCACCAATATTAAAAACTTCCCCCGCAGCTTCCGGAACCTCAGCCGCCGCTAAATTCGCCGCAACGCAATCGCTGATAAACGTAAAATCCCGCGTTTGCAATCCGTCCCCGAAAATTGAAATCGCCTCGTCAAACAAAATCGACTTAAAAAACTTGTGAAAAGCCATATCGGGGCGCTGTCTCGGCCCGTAAACAGTAAAATAGCGCAGCGCAGTAGTCGGAAGACCAAAATTTTTGTAATAAAGCCCGCACAAACGTTCACCGGCTAATTTCGTAATTCCGTAGGGAGAAACCGGGTGCGGACAAGCATTTTCATTCGTGGGAAAAGATTCAGCGTTGCCGTAAATTGAAGAAGAAGAAGCATAGACAAACTTTTGCAATCTGGGCGCATCTTTGGCAGCTTCTAACAATACTTGAGTGCTGTTAATATTGCGTTCGGTATAGCTGCGAAAACCGTCGCCCCAGCTAGCACGAACTCCTGCTTGCGCCGCCTGATGAAATATTACCTTAGCATCGGATAAAAGATCTCGCCAATTGAGAGACAAAATATCGCCTTCCACCAATTCAAAACCCGGATACTTTTCAAATCGTGCAATATTCTTGCGCTTGAGATCCGGATCGTAATAGTCGTTGAATTCATCAACACCGATCACCGTTTCGCCTCGATTTAAAAGAGTTTCTACTAAGTTAGAGCCAATAAATCCCGCT of Oscillatoria nigro-viridis PCC 7112 contains these proteins:
- a CDS encoding Npun_R2821/Npun_R2822 family protein, whose product is MTNGIYILANDVVFDHLVALLNSLEVNGAKDIPVCIIPYDDRLKKVRVEIAIRPNVTLFDNTDSIDFWEDFAIQVWISHTKAQKIWQVKGWESVRCLGMHRKFCCFDGPFDKFVYFDADTLLMGSLDYIYQKLDEFDWVANDFQYKSDLNYVFDLSSAKLPKVLNINQLQSHIFCAGWFASKQGILNRTNSKQLLDKLISGEAEILSLRGTDQPLFNYLVARSGISFYNFAYHQPALVTGNHWSSQFEVIDYVLYDKGRRLTYLHYMSISAAKFTRLCAGEDVEIPYRDVFLHYRYLNSPETQPKLAPPNVLVRLQRNLKSWAIQKLNNVQFKLRNFWER
- a CDS encoding NAD-dependent epimerase/dehydratase family protein — protein: MSILIVTGAAGFIGSNLVETLLNRGETVIGVDEFNDYYDPDLKRKNIARFEKYPGFELVEGDILSLNWRDLLSDAKVIFHQAAQAGVRASWGDGFRSYTERNINSTQVLLEAAKDAPRLQKFVYASSSSIYGNAESFPTNENACPHPVSPYGITKLAGERLCGLYYKNFGLPTTALRYFTVYGPRQRPDMAFHKFFKSILFDEAISIFGDGLQTRDFTFISDCVAANLAAAEVPEAAGEVFNIGGGSRVVLKEVIDTIERIVDRPIRIDFTEAARGDARHTSADVSKAQKILGYQPQVALEEGLRCEWEWIQSLYS